The window TAAATCCTTTGACGTGGGTTTCATAGATGATCGTCTCGTGGAATGGGATTCGCAGCAGTTGATCCCCTTCCCAATCAAAGGACTCATCAATAACAACCGATTTTGGCATCAGATGGGCGCTATCAGTTTCGCTGAAGCTGAGGTCTTCTTCTGGGTCATCCCAAGAGTAGCCAAAGAGTTCTGGCCCATTGACGACATCGCCATCAATCGCTTTTGCATACGGGTCGATCAGGAGTTTGTTGGGGTTGAAGCGATGACCTTGAGATGGATCGTAAGAGCCATATACACGGTATCCATAGCGTTGTCCCGGTGCTATCCCCGGCACATAGCCGTGCCAAACCCAGTTGTCTACTTCCGTCAGGGTGAGGCGTTTCTCCTTACCGTCTTTGTCGAACAGACAAAGTTCTACACCGGTTGCGTTTTCACTGAACAAAGCGAAATTTGTACCTTTGCCATCCCAGTAGGAACCTAAAGGATAAACGTTACCAGGCCAGAGTTCTAGGTGCATATATGGAAAAATTCACGAAAAATTGATAGTTAGCTAAAATCAACTCTTTACAGCGTCAGTTCACTCCAAGCAAACGCATCTAATCTCTCAAGTCTTGCTAAACAAATGACTTAAGAATTGGAACAATTGCGTTATTCCACGCTGTATGTTATTGATTAAATTGATGTTGAAAATTTAGATGTGTTTGCCTTATTAATCGAGTTAAAAGTATTTTTGCATATCCCTGATGGCAAGTTTTTATATTTGGGTATCAAGTTTATCATAAATTATTTGCTCAGGAGTTCCTATTGAAACAATGCCCTGTATTAATAAACCGCAAGCAGCATGGACAAATGCCCATTATTGTGCGTAAACCAAAGAAAGTTTTAGACACCATGATCAGTGATTACCCACGTGTTGTTTAAAATAATTTAACTGTTACTGTTTTCTGCGGCTTCTATCCGAGAATGGAACTAAGGTTAAGCTTAAAGGTGATTTTAAATACAAAATATCTTCATATTAGTTATGGCTGATACCTAGTAGCATTCAAATAGGTCGCTTCAGTTCGCTTTACTCACAATGACATAGCACGTATAAATGCAACTTTGTATGAGTAGTATTTTCGGTTAAGTCTGAGCGCGATCGCAAACATCAATAGCAAAAATTCAGAATTCATAAAAAACGAGGAAGCCAGCAAAAACGTTTCAAGGGTTAATTGTTTTAGCTGCCTATTGTTTGAACCAATACTTTCCTAAATCTGAAATAGACAACTAGCAACGGGATAATCTACAGCCATTGTCCGCCCCGAAAACGCCAGCGGGGAAATATAATTCGCATAATTGTTTGCGATGCTATATAGACAGCCAGCCAAACGACGCTGTAGTGGAGTGCGAACCATTGTAGAGGTAAATCTCGTCTTACACCTGGTAAGCCAAATATTTTTACTAATAGCACTATAAATATTGCTTCCCAGATACCAGCAAGTAATTGCAAGACTCCGGGCCAATCTCTATCCCAGCGAAATTTCTGGATATAGTCATAAAGAACATCCCAAGCCAGTCCAAAGATAGCAACATCTAGCAATACCCAGAAATAAACTGGATTCGCTAGGCCAATGATGCCCAAATAAAAGGGTAAAGTTACTAAAACGCCTACTGTTGCAAGTAGTAATAACCGGGTTTGCCAGCGGCCAAACAGCGTTGGAGTCATAGGATTTTAGATTTTGAATTTTGAATTTTGGATTGCTCCGACGGATGATAGAAACTTGCAAATTGTTACTTTTTAGCAAAATTACTGAACGTGTATTTCCGCATAATCGCCTAACCATCGACACAGCAATTGATACTAGGGGGATTGATTTGCTGCCCATTTCAGCCATTGTCCAAGGGAACTAAAAAGGTTTAATCGGTGCATTCCAGGCGATCGCGCGGCTGCGAGGCTATCAACTGTACAAAGTGCGGCATACTGCAAGCCAAGGAAGCTATCAACAGCAGCGTAGGGGCCACCTAGTGTCATGGCACCAGCAGCATACATTCGCCCGCGTGAGGAGCGCATATCAACAATTTCAAAGTCGTTGGCGACGGCTATGCGCCCGTTTTCGTGCAAGGGGAGGTTGTAATGGCTAACAAGGTCGTTAAGCAGGGGACTTGCTTTGACTTTGGCATCAAGTCCGGTGGCATCAATGATAAAGTCAGCTTCCAGCCGAATTTGCCCTTTTAAGCCTTTTTCTTGAATGTAGGTGATGGTGTGTCCTGTTGCTGACGATTGCGGGTCGCGTTCGACTTTTTCAACTGCACCAAAGGCGATTTGATACCAGCCTTGGCGGATGCCTTCTTCTACGATGCGCTTCCAGTCTCCACGGTCTGCGGTGGTGGTGCCTCCCCAGTCTGCCAGTAAGCGCGATCGCGCTTGGGGATCGGCTTTTTCGAGCATTACCCGCAATTCGCCGCCCCAGCAGGCTTTGGGCCAGTTAAAGGGTTGAAATTCGTAGTGATTTTCGACGGTACGCTGAGAGGTGCCAAATTTGTTGCCTTGGGGTTTGGGCGATCGCATCAAGTGTAACAGCGCAATATTCTGATTTTTCTTTCTAGCTTCATAAATTCGCTGTACAATCCGCGAAGCGACAATTCCCCGTCCCCGAATCATCACCGTCCCGCCATATTGCTCTAAATGTTCGTAGACGTGGTTATGTTCCTCGTAGGCATTCACCACTGATTTAAAATCGCCTGTTTTTTCGCGGTATTCTTGCAAATCAGGGAGAAACTGAATTGCTGGATAGCCAGTTGCTAGTTGTACGTTGCGGGCGATTAAAAAAGCATGGTCGCGGCGGTTGGCGCTGGTGCGAGAATAAGCGATCGCATACCTTCCATCCTCTGTTTTCCGAATCGACCGCACGCTTCCGTAGCGAAATATTTGCTCCCAACCAATCCGTTTGGCTTCTCTATCTATTGAGTCAAATACATTACCAGCGCGGGGGGTGTAAGTTTGGGCAAAGGTTGGTTCAGCAAACACTTGCCATAAATACCCTAATGCTGTACCAATACTTCCCTTAAACAAGTCGCGCCAAGCTTCCCGTAAAGCATAGCTAGGCCAACCCCAAATATTATCTGGACAAGAATCTGAGTTTGAGCGCAACCGTTCGTGCAAGGGAATTTGCGAATTCATGCAAAGCCGCTTGTAACGGGCGTAGGGCTGCGCCTCCATCCCCAAAGCCGCAATGCGATCGCTTTTTACCCCAGAAATTCTCAATAAATCCACCCAGACAAAGCTGCCCAACCCCGCCCCAACTGCCGCATAGTCCACTTCATCCACCGACAACCCGGTAGCATGGAGGTCTTGCACTACAACTTGGTCTGCCCCAAACACAGGCGGGGGAAAGCTACTACCAACCGCCACCACTGGTTGAGGTGCAGGCTGACTAATGTTGGGGTCGGGTAAATCGGTATCTGGATTAAATAAAATCTGGGAATTGCCAGAAGGGGACGGCGCTTGTGTACTGGCAGCGAAGGTGACAATAATTTGGTAGGGGCCCATTTGCAGCGTGTCGCCGTTCGCCAAAATGCTCCGCGTCTGACGTTGCCCATTAACAAAGGTGCCGTTGCTGCTGTTTTGGTCAATTACTACCACGCCGTCTGCATCCTGTTCAATTAGGACGTGGAAGCGCGAAACTTCAAGACTATTAAGAACCATCCGGGAGACGCGACGCCCGTTAATTTCACCTGGCATCTGATTAAATTCTCGTCCTAGCGCAATTGGGACGGAGAGTATTGGTTCGCGTCGTTCTCCCGTTGCTGGGTCGTCCCAGCTAAGCCGAAGGCGCAGGGATGCGGGATTCATTCTTTATGACCTAATATTAGTTGCCGTTGGGAGTTACTAATACACTGAGTGCTGCTGCTAAGGAAGTGCCACACCAGGGACATCCCAAATTTAGCTGCTTATACGGAGAAACTTTATTACAAGCAAAACATTGCAGTCCGTAGGTTACAGATGGGTTAGGGCGGGTAGTACCCGGAGCTACTGCTTTTGCTGCTGGGGAGGACAGTGGCATTATTATAGTCGCGGGAACAGCGATCGCGCCCAGACAAACAGCAGTGACTTTTAGTTCCATCTGCCCTAAGTAAAAAATGCTACCCTGACTCAGAGCTACTTCGCCTTGAGCAATGCTGCATCCATCCACTAGAGGGGGATTACTTTCTCGCAGGGAACGCAAGTAGAAGCTTTGCTGCTGCGCTTGAAAAAAAATTTCGACGTGCAGTCCCGATACTGTGGGATCTGTCAGTACGATATCGCATCGAGCTGGGTCACGACCGATGCGGATTGTTCCAGGGTTTTTACTGATTTGGTGGTCGTTAATTGTCAGGCTTTTTACCTGCGTTGCTTCGTACCACTCTAAAGTTAGTTCGTTCATCGCTCTAGCCTTATATATTGTCTACTTCTATAAAGTGCTTCAAGTTAGCCTGTTCTGATTTCTAACATGAGCTAGAAGAGAAATCCGAAATTGTGTATGAAGTTTAAAGAAGGAGAGATTGGGGACTGGGGATTGGGAAGACCTATATATTAAATTCGGTTAATTTGTAACCCCAGAACCCCACGCTGCTCTTCGTTGAGGCAGGGTGGTTTTATACAATGAGAGAAAATATCGAAAATTGCAACATTTTGTAGGGGCATGGCAATGCCATGCCCCTACCGCCAACCAAAATCAACGTTACAGAATTTTCTTTTAATCAATGAAACCACCCTGCTTTTCAAGGGAGATGCAAGGGGTATCTTGTACGGCTTGCTACAGCCAGTTGGACTTTTAAAACATTGGGTGATAATCCAGCAGCTCTAGCTTTGCCTCTGGTGTAAATCGTTGCCGAGGCATGGGCACTGTGCCGTCATAAGTTGGTTGCTCCAGCACGGGATCGTCATCAACAAACCTCGTTCCCTTTTGTACCGACATTTCAGGAGGTTCAACAGAGGATTGAAAGTCCAGATAACGGTGAAACTAGGCTTCGGAGCGCCGAAGTCTAGTTTTAGCATCTTCGCCCTCTTGTGTCAGCCTCGGAAAATCACGCTCGGAGCAAAACTCTGAAACCTCCCCAACGTAAAGATTCGATAGGTGCGAGACTCAAGTCCAATATTCTAGAGTGACCAAGACACGCTCCTCAATACCTAACGCGGGGCTTGGCTCCTAGTTTAGGAACTTCTCTCCCGTAGGATTTGAGCGCGTTGACCATTTCATTTATTTAAATGTGGTTTGCTGCACTCCAAAAAAAGGCACTTGAAGCGTTCGCCAAACAGAGTCTGCGCTATCGTTTAATTCATCAGGATATTTGATGCAATAACTATGTCCTGATTTTTCTCGTTTTTGCAGTTTTAGCAACCTATCTAAGGAAACTAATTTGCAAGAGACCTTATGGCTCCTACTCTATATTCAGCGTCTTTGGATAAGTTATGATGGTTTCAAATATTATTTCTCGAAATAACGTCACCATATTTGGACGAGGCAAACAGCCAATGCTGTTTGCTCATGGATTTGGCTGTGACCAGAATATGTGGCGTTTTTTAACGCCAGACTTTGAGAATGATTA of the Funiculus sociatus GB2-C1 genome contains:
- a CDS encoding FHA domain-containing protein, whose amino-acid sequence is MNPASLRLRLSWDDPATGERREPILSVPIALGREFNQMPGEINGRRVSRMVLNSLEVSRFHVLIEQDADGVVVIDQNSSNGTFVNGQRQTRSILANGDTLQMGPYQIIVTFAASTQAPSPSGNSQILFNPDTDLPDPNISQPAPQPVVAVGSSFPPPVFGADQVVVQDLHATGLSVDEVDYAAVGAGLGSFVWVDLLRISGVKSDRIAALGMEAQPYARYKRLCMNSQIPLHERLRSNSDSCPDNIWGWPSYALREAWRDLFKGSIGTALGYLWQVFAEPTFAQTYTPRAGNVFDSIDREAKRIGWEQIFRYGSVRSIRKTEDGRYAIAYSRTSANRRDHAFLIARNVQLATGYPAIQFLPDLQEYREKTGDFKSVVNAYEEHNHVYEHLEQYGGTVMIRGRGIVASRIVQRIYEARKKNQNIALLHLMRSPKPQGNKFGTSQRTVENHYEFQPFNWPKACWGGELRVMLEKADPQARSRLLADWGGTTTADRGDWKRIVEEGIRQGWYQIAFGAVEKVERDPQSSATGHTITYIQEKGLKGQIRLEADFIIDATGLDAKVKASPLLNDLVSHYNLPLHENGRIAVANDFEIVDMRSSRGRMYAAGAMTLGGPYAAVDSFLGLQYAALCTVDSLAAARSPGMHRLNLFSSLGQWLKWAANQSP
- a CDS encoding FHA domain-containing protein, with protein sequence MNELTLEWYEATQVKSLTINDHQISKNPGTIRIGRDPARCDIVLTDPTVSGLHVEIFFQAQQQSFYLRSLRESNPPLVDGCSIAQGEVALSQGSIFYLGQMELKVTAVCLGAIAVPATIIMPLSSPAAKAVAPGTTRPNPSVTYGLQCFACNKVSPYKQLNLGCPWCGTSLAAALSVLVTPNGN